One genomic segment of Mytilus trossulus isolate FHL-02 chromosome 4, PNRI_Mtr1.1.1.hap1, whole genome shotgun sequence includes these proteins:
- the LOC134715855 gene encoding protein FRA10AC1-like, with protein sequence MAESFDLAKIHQGGGLDSEFEYDSEADRRREKRNDLVPPKKKASEKITNKRHVEEEYSKEEWKNQRFHVLSMDAFARHKKFINDYILYYSGSKADFKRDSSKDKRDIDVIKEHHRFLWNEEDDPDETWEKRLAKKYYDKLFKEYCITDLSRYKENKIAMRWRIEKEVVDGNGQFSCGNKKCKESEGLRSWEVNFGYMEHGEKKNALVKLRLCPDCSYKLNYHHRKKEILPKSKRKDKSQRKKQKTEEKDANKDSSLDESFKKPPDPSTSKKPDTEENKSIWSGPAKLPDEKSREEEFDDYFEDMFL encoded by the exons ATGGCAGAATCTTTTGATCTTGCAAAG atacaCCAAGGAGGTGGTCTTGATTCAGAATTTGAATATGACTCAGAAGCAGACAGGAGAAG AGAGAAGAGGAATGATTTAGTGCCACCAAAGAAGAAAGCATCAGAAAAGATAACAAACAAAAGACATGTTGAAGAAGAATACAGCAA AGAAGAATGGAAAAACCAAAGATTTCATGTTCTTAGTATGGATGCT TTTGCACGTCATAAGAAGTTTATTAACGACTACATACTTTACTACAGTGGATCAAAGGCAGATTTTAAAAGAGACAG tTCCAAAGATAAAAGAGACATAGATGTAATTAAAGAGCATCACAGATTTCTGTGGAATGAAGAAGATGATCCTGATGAAACATG GGAGAAGAGGCTTGCCAAGAAGTATTATGACAAACTGTTTAAGGAGTATTGTATAACAGATCTCAGCAGGTACAAGGAAAACAAG ATTGCAATGAGATGGAGAATTGAAAAGGAGGTTGTGGATGGAAacg GTCAGTTTTCATGTGGCAATAAGAAATGTAAAGAATCAGAAGGATTAAGAAGTTGGGAAGTGAACTTTGGGTATATGGAACATGGGGAAAAGAAAAATGCTCTTGTCAAATTAC GGTTATGCCCAGACTGTTCCTACAAATTAAATTATCATCACAG GAAAAAAGAAATTCTTccaaaatcaaaaagaaaagacaaatcaCAGCGtaagaaacaaaaaacagaaGAAAAGGATGCTAATAAAG attccAGTTTAGATGAATCCTTTAAGAAACCACCTGATCCGTCAACCTCTAAGAAACCTGACACTGAAGAGAATAAATCTATATGGAGTGGTCCTGCTAAATTACCAGATGAAAAATCAAG GGAAGAAGAGTTTGATGACTACTTTGAAGACATGTTTTTATGA
- the LOC134715856 gene encoding exosome complex component CSL4-like, translating to MSAPRICVPGQRICHIENGTTAGNGTYQRNGFIYSSIAGYLKTDKTDDGQVLIEVKRDIEQNVVPSVDAVVTARVTNVNPRFCKCLILSVGKIGLREPFRGQIRKEDVRATEKDKVEMYKSFRPGDIIVARVLSLGDAHSYLLTTAENELGVVMATSEAGANMDPISWCEMKCPKTLAIEHRKVAKVQPKYIQYTDT from the exons ATGTCTGCGCCCAGGATTTGTGTTCCAG GTCAAAGAATATGTCATATTGAAAATGGTACAACTGCTGGAAATGGTACTTATCAAAGGAATGGATTTATATACTCCAGTATAGCTGGATACCTTAAAACAGATAAAACAGATGATGGGCAG gTGTTAATAGAAGTAAAGAGAGATATAGAACAGAATGTGGTACCATCAGTGGATGCTGTAGTTACAGCTAGG GTCACAAATGTGAATCCAAGGTTTTGCAAGTGTTTGATACTCAGTGTAGGGAAAATAGGTCTCAGGGAACCATTCAGAGGACAAATCAG GAAAGAAGATGTTAGAGCCACAGAAAAAGATAAG GTTGAGATGTATAAGTCATTCAGACCAGGAGATATTATTGTTGCCAGAGTT TTATCTTTAGGTGATGCACATTCATATTTATTAACTACAGCAGAAAATGAATTAGGTGTTGTCATGGCTACAAGTGAAGCAG GTGCTAATATGGATCCAATCAGTTGGTGTGAAATGAAATGTCCAAAAACATTAGCAATAGAACACAGAAAAGTAGCAAAAGTACAGCCAAAATATATACAGTATACTGATACGtga